A genomic segment from Dasypus novemcinctus isolate mDasNov1 chromosome X, mDasNov1.1.hap2, whole genome shotgun sequence encodes:
- the MAMLD1 gene encoding mastermind-like domain-containing protein 1 isoform X3: MDDWKSRLVIKSTLPHFATVGNRQEPRKLQESPQGTIKRRQEGDNFQFPGMAEGGYPNKIKRPCLEDVTLSMGPGAHPSNPCAELQVPVSAMNPGSAAMGVVGHSLMLENNPMNGSAMGSPFVMPPTAEMGLKGPTLSYYDKVNSMPAVDQELQDLLEELTKVQEPSSSELDLEKILGSKPEDPLALGHPQAPLGTAPKPPVQMPHLESLAPSKEFASSCSQAVGVPLQIPASSAGISYALPSTSKQMVLPSSSMAQAKSQGPAMLPIALPPLPGPQWHHAHQLKALAASKQGSATKRQGPVPGWSGLPPPGLSPPYRPVPSPQPPLPFSQQSLMVSCMSSSSLGSTLQGLPNALLSSMATSSSAALGTPVPYAPEKPPSAALHQQPPFGPQSSILANLMSSTIKTPQGHLMSALPTSNPGPSPPYRPEQLSSPGLPQQSFTPQCSVTRGLAPTSNPLSQQQQQQQQQQQANAIFKPMTANSSQTLSMIMQQGLASPSPGAPEPFTFGNTKPLSHFASEPGPQKTPSMPVASRQPSLLHYLQQPTLAQAPSATATATATLQQQPDESSFLLQQMMQQPQRFQRATALDSMPSLPRQTHVDKACKLGEARPPQASLGRQPPSCQALGSESFLPGSSFAQEPARVTSSHSASEAAPWGGWDPKAWRQVPAPPLPSCDAAAREAELRSYGNDP; the protein is encoded by the exons ccACAGGGAACCATTAAGAGGAGGCAGGAAGGAGACAACTTCCAATTTCCAGGCATGGCTGAAGGGGGTTACCCGAATAAAATTAAAAGACCCTGCCTTGAAGATGTCACCCTATCTATGGGTCCAGGTGCCCATCCCAGTAACCCGTGTGCAGAGCTGCAGGTTCCTGTGTCAGCAATGAATCCTGGCTCCGCAGCCATGGGCGTAGTTGGCCATTCATTGATGCTGGAAAATAATCCCATGAATGGCAGTGCTATGGGCTCCCCATTTGTGATGCCACCAACTGCAGAAATGGGACTGAAAGGACCAACTCTCTCTTACTATGACAAAGTAAACAGCATGCCAGCCGTTGACCAGGAGCTCCAGGATCTGCTGGAGGAACTAACAAAAGTTCAAGAGCCTTCTTCTAGTGAGCTAGATCTTGAGAAGATCCTGGGGAGCAAGCCGGAAGACCCACTGGCCTTAGGCCATCCCCAGGCACCCCTGGGCACAGCTCCCAAGCCTCCGGTCCAGATGCCACACTTGGAGAGCCTTGCTCCCAGCAAGGAGTTTGCTTCCAGTTGCAGCCAAGCCGTGGGTGTGCCGCTTCAAATCCCTGCCTCCTCCGCAGGGATCAGCTATGCACTTCCTTCAACCAGTAAGCAGATGGTCTTGCCCAGTTCTTCGATGGCGCAGGCCAAGAGCCAGGGCCCGGCCATGCTCCCCATTGCATTGCCCCCACTGCCAGGGCCCCAGTGGCACCATGCCCATCAGCTGAAGGCGCTGGCAGCCAGCAAGCAGGGATCCGCCACCAAGCGTCAAGGGCCTGTGCCCGGCTGGTCTGGCCTGCCCCCCCCAGGCCTCTCCCCACCCTACCGCCCAGTGCCATCGCCACAACCGCCACTGCCATTTAGCCAGCAGAGCCTCATGGTGTCCTGCATGTCATCCAGCAGCTTGGGAAGCACCCTCCAAGGCTTGCCCAATGCCTTACTCTCCAGCATGGCCACCAGCAGCAGTGCTGCCCTCGGAACCCCCGTGCCCTATGCTCCTGAGAAGCCCCCCAGCGCAGCGctccatcagcagccaccgttcGGCCCTCAGAGCTCCATCCTTGCCAACCTGATGTCCTCGACCATCAAGACCCCTCAGGGACACCTGATGTCCGCGCTGCCCACCAGCAACCCCGGGCCCTCCCCGCCCTATCGGCCGGAGCAGCTCTCCAGCCCAGGCCTGCCGCAGCAGTCCTTCACTCCCCAGTGTTCTGTGACCCGGGGCCTTGCTCCCACCAGCAACCCATtaagccagcagcagcagcagcagcagcagcagcagcaagcaAATGCCATCTTTAAGCCCATGACCGCCAACTCATCCCAAACCCTGAGCATGATCATGCAGCAGGGACTggccagccccagcccaggggcCCCAGAGCCATTCACCTTCGGCAACACCAAACCCTTGTCACATTTTGCCTCAGAGCCGGGCCCCCAGAAGACCCCCTCCATGCCTGTTGCCTCTAGGCAGCCTTCTCTGCTCCACTACCTGCAGCAGCCAACGCTGGCCCAGGCCCCCTCGGCCACCGCCACGGCCACCGCCACCTTGCAGCAGCAGCCTGACGAGTCCTCGTTCCTTCTGCAGCAGATGATGCAGCAGCCCCAGCGCTTTCAGCGGGCCACAGCCTTGGACTCCATGCCCTCTCTACCTAGACAG ACTCATGTAGACAAAGCCTGCAAGCTTGGGGAAGCCAGGCCCCCCCAGGCCAGCCTCGGGCGACAGCCCCCATCCTGCCAGGCCCTGGGGAGCGAGTCCTTCCTGCCCGGCAGCTCCTTTGCTCAGGAGCCAGCCCGAGTCACCTCCTCGCACAGCGCCTCAGAGGCGGCGCCCTGGGGCGGCTGGGATCCGAAGGCCTGGAGGCAGGTGCCTGCTCCACCACTGCCTAGCTGCGACGCCGCAG
- the MAMLD1 gene encoding mastermind-like domain-containing protein 1 isoform X2, with the protein MDDWKSRLVIKSTLPHFATVGNRQEPRKLQESPQGTIKRRQEGDNFQFPGMAEGGYPNKIKRPCLEDVTLSMGPGAHPSNPCAELQVPVSAMNPGSAAMGVVGHSLMLENNPMNGSAMGSPFVMPPTAEMGLKGPTLSYYDKVNSMPAVDQELQDLLEELTKVQEPSSSELDLEKILGSKPEDPLALGHPQAPLGTAPKPPVQMPHLESLAPSKEFASSCSQAVGVPLQIPASSAGISYALPSTSKQMVLPSSSMAQAKSQGPAMLPIALPPLPGPQWHHAHQLKALAASKQGSATKRQGPVPGWSGLPPPGLSPPYRPVPSPQPPLPFSQQSLMVSCMSSSSLGSTLQGLPNALLSSMATSSSAALGTPVPYAPEKPPSAALHQQPPFGPQSSILANLMSSTIKTPQGHLMSALPTSNPGPSPPYRPEQLSSPGLPQQSFTPQCSVTRGLAPTSNPLSQQQQQQQQQQQANAIFKPMTANSSQTLSMIMQQGLASPSPGAPEPFTFGNTKPLSHFASEPGPQKTPSMPVASRQPSLLHYLQQPTLAQAPSATATATATLQQQPDESSFLLQQMMQQPQRFQRATALDSMPSLPRQAGCHLFAWTSAASSVEHQPQHWNSFTSRQDPQPGDASPANITHVDKACKLGEARPPQASLGRQPPSCQALGSESFLPGSSFAQEPARVTSSHSASEAAPWGGWDPKAWRQVPAPPLPSCDAAAREAELRSYGNDP; encoded by the exons ccACAGGGAACCATTAAGAGGAGGCAGGAAGGAGACAACTTCCAATTTCCAGGCATGGCTGAAGGGGGTTACCCGAATAAAATTAAAAGACCCTGCCTTGAAGATGTCACCCTATCTATGGGTCCAGGTGCCCATCCCAGTAACCCGTGTGCAGAGCTGCAGGTTCCTGTGTCAGCAATGAATCCTGGCTCCGCAGCCATGGGCGTAGTTGGCCATTCATTGATGCTGGAAAATAATCCCATGAATGGCAGTGCTATGGGCTCCCCATTTGTGATGCCACCAACTGCAGAAATGGGACTGAAAGGACCAACTCTCTCTTACTATGACAAAGTAAACAGCATGCCAGCCGTTGACCAGGAGCTCCAGGATCTGCTGGAGGAACTAACAAAAGTTCAAGAGCCTTCTTCTAGTGAGCTAGATCTTGAGAAGATCCTGGGGAGCAAGCCGGAAGACCCACTGGCCTTAGGCCATCCCCAGGCACCCCTGGGCACAGCTCCCAAGCCTCCGGTCCAGATGCCACACTTGGAGAGCCTTGCTCCCAGCAAGGAGTTTGCTTCCAGTTGCAGCCAAGCCGTGGGTGTGCCGCTTCAAATCCCTGCCTCCTCCGCAGGGATCAGCTATGCACTTCCTTCAACCAGTAAGCAGATGGTCTTGCCCAGTTCTTCGATGGCGCAGGCCAAGAGCCAGGGCCCGGCCATGCTCCCCATTGCATTGCCCCCACTGCCAGGGCCCCAGTGGCACCATGCCCATCAGCTGAAGGCGCTGGCAGCCAGCAAGCAGGGATCCGCCACCAAGCGTCAAGGGCCTGTGCCCGGCTGGTCTGGCCTGCCCCCCCCAGGCCTCTCCCCACCCTACCGCCCAGTGCCATCGCCACAACCGCCACTGCCATTTAGCCAGCAGAGCCTCATGGTGTCCTGCATGTCATCCAGCAGCTTGGGAAGCACCCTCCAAGGCTTGCCCAATGCCTTACTCTCCAGCATGGCCACCAGCAGCAGTGCTGCCCTCGGAACCCCCGTGCCCTATGCTCCTGAGAAGCCCCCCAGCGCAGCGctccatcagcagccaccgttcGGCCCTCAGAGCTCCATCCTTGCCAACCTGATGTCCTCGACCATCAAGACCCCTCAGGGACACCTGATGTCCGCGCTGCCCACCAGCAACCCCGGGCCCTCCCCGCCCTATCGGCCGGAGCAGCTCTCCAGCCCAGGCCTGCCGCAGCAGTCCTTCACTCCCCAGTGTTCTGTGACCCGGGGCCTTGCTCCCACCAGCAACCCATtaagccagcagcagcagcagcagcagcagcagcagcaagcaAATGCCATCTTTAAGCCCATGACCGCCAACTCATCCCAAACCCTGAGCATGATCATGCAGCAGGGACTggccagccccagcccaggggcCCCAGAGCCATTCACCTTCGGCAACACCAAACCCTTGTCACATTTTGCCTCAGAGCCGGGCCCCCAGAAGACCCCCTCCATGCCTGTTGCCTCTAGGCAGCCTTCTCTGCTCCACTACCTGCAGCAGCCAACGCTGGCCCAGGCCCCCTCGGCCACCGCCACGGCCACCGCCACCTTGCAGCAGCAGCCTGACGAGTCCTCGTTCCTTCTGCAGCAGATGATGCAGCAGCCCCAGCGCTTTCAGCGGGCCACAGCCTTGGACTCCATGCCCTCTCTACCTAGACAG GCCGGTTGCCATCTGTTTGCATGGACTTCTGCAGCTAGCTCAGTGGAGCACCAGCCTCAGCACTGGAACTCTTTCACTAGCAGGCAAGACCCTCAGCCTGGAGATGCATCACCAGCTAACATT ACTCATGTAGACAAAGCCTGCAAGCTTGGGGAAGCCAGGCCCCCCCAGGCCAGCCTCGGGCGACAGCCCCCATCCTGCCAGGCCCTGGGGAGCGAGTCCTTCCTGCCCGGCAGCTCCTTTGCTCAGGAGCCAGCCCGAGTCACCTCCTCGCACAGCGCCTCAGAGGCGGCGCCCTGGGGCGGCTGGGATCCGAAGGCCTGGAGGCAGGTGCCTGCTCCACCACTGCCTAGCTGCGACGCCGCAG